The genomic region GGAGATCTTTATCAAAGTTTATTAAACAGTATACTTTAGCTTTGTATCATTaagatatgtaaattataccttgataaatagaaaaatgctCTAAAATACCACCGATTTTTGCCTTAAAAGGGAAGATCAAACAGAAACTGAGGAGATACCTAGAAAGGCAGCATTTGAAGGAGAGAGCTTGTAAACAATCAAATTTGAAATGGAACAAGGAGCACAGCTAACCCTTGTTTTGAGGTGACAATCTTTACTGACTCTTCAATTTCATgtctataattatttcttttggagTCTAGGGCCATACAGATTGTCTTGCTTTTCTATGCTCTTTTTAttccaatttggaaaacagatgaGATTTAACTACAAGGAAGGATGTCCTAAGGAAGAGCAATGAAAAAATGTCAAGGACATCCTAAATGACCTCTCCCAGTACTCTCTTTATACGGACTCATGGGAGACATTCATCTCCAACATCAGTGTCTGGAAAAATCTGTGATTCTTCAGCATAATGAGGCTGTTTTCATCTTGTGGACACCAAGAATCCTGCTACTGACTTCATCCCTGTTTTGCTCTACCAAGAACACCAACCAAATGGGACCCTTGTCTAATATACATACACCTCAGTGACCTCATCTGACTTTAaagttcattttcctcttttcccttaagTTAGTCagccttatatatatatatatatatatatatatatatatatatatagtcctttggtagttgttttttaaattaagatataattcacatccTCATACTTTTGAAAGTGTGAAATTcagtagtttttaatattttcctgaagctgtaaTATTTCCTCCCTCAAGAGAAACacattagcagtcactctccaTTCCCCAATCTCTCCAGCCCCTGGGAACTACTACTATTCTAGAAGTATGCCTACTCTGAACATTTTATGTAGGTGAATTTGTAGTCTGTAGCCTCTCAAGGCTGGCTTCTTTGACcaagcataatgtcttccagggTCTTCCATGTTGTACCACGTTATCAGtacatcattcctttttatggtggAGTAATCCACTGCATGGAAGTACTATTTGTCTCTCCCTTAATTGACATTTCGGGTGTTTCTACTTTgcggctattatgaataatgcgcTAACATTCCTCTCAAGTTTTTATGGGGATGCGTGTTCTCATTTCTCTCAGGTAAACACATAAGAGAACGGATGGCTTATACGGTAagctctgtgtttaattttttgaggaatgacaaaactgttttctaaagtggcttcACCATGTTACCACCactttacactcccaccagcagtgtgcaaGGGTCCAAATTTCTGCTTATCTTTGCCAGTAtctgttactgtcttttttttttccctaggcaAAGAACTTTATTAATCTTATTTCAAACTTTATTCCCAGGCTTCTTCAGCTTAATAAGCTGCAAAGAATGAATTGTGtataagcaaaaactgaaaagagctgCAGTGTCCAAGGGGCTTGGgcttaaaaatattagagatcTAGATTTTATCAGATccatgaacaaaattttaaaaagcagtcataATATAAAATAGCAGCTCCCAGTAACTTCTTTAAGTTTTATCTTCTTCAGAAGTTGACTCAATTCAGTTTGCTTTATTCTTGGAAGCTTCATCAAAATTCTCCACAAGATCTGgaacttcatcatcatcatcctctccAGTAGCAAGTGGTGCTTTTCCATCCACAGATTGTTTGGGCAGAGCTTCAGCCAGTCTTCTTAAACTAGTCAGACTGTCTGCACCAAGTTGGTTTAAGATACTGGGTAGCATTTCTGTCAGCTGCTTTGTCTCAGCATGGCCTATAATGGTGAAAGTGTTCGCTGCCAGCGATGCCTGAACTTTGGGGTTGTTAAAGTGGATcactgttccttggtttgtgagCATATTCACTTCTTCAATACCAGAGATATTGTTTACCCCTAACTTCTTTAAGGAGAACTGAAGTTTTTTATCATCTGCTGTAGCTGTTCTATGAACCACCTTCTTCTTTCGGCGAGCAGTTCCTTTCCCACCAATGCGCACTTGTGCTTGTAGTTTGGCGAGTTTCTCCTGGTTCATGATAGTTTCTTTCATCTTGTTGGAGCGGAAATGGGACCGCGCAGGGGACTAGGGTTGACGCTCAGGGGGTCTCGGGCGGACCAGCTGAGATTAGGTGCACACACGCGGGGACGCAAGATGGCAGCTCTGTTACTGTCTTTTTGATGTGGGTGTGGAGTGATACctactgtgattttgatttgtatttccccaatgacCAATGATGTGAGGAttatttcatgtgcttattgaccattagtttaacttttttcctaaaatatctctttaagggacacctaggtagctcagttggttaagt from Mustela erminea isolate mMusErm1 chromosome 1, mMusErm1.Pri, whole genome shotgun sequence harbors:
- the LOC116581149 gene encoding transcription factor BTF3-like yields the protein MKETIMNQEKLAKLQAQVRIGGKGTARRKKKVVHRTATADDKKLQFSLKKLGVNNISGIEEVNMLTNQGTVIHFNNPKVQASLAANTFTIIGHAETKQLTEMLPSILNQLGADSLTSLRRLAEALPKQSVDGKAPLATGEDDDDEVPDLVENFDEASKNKAN